The Sulfitobacter sp. SK011 genome has a window encoding:
- a CDS encoding alkane 1-monooxygenase, protein MIWYAIASLTPAMLLAFACIFGGIWPLLAALSITAFVFLMDKLPHTLTKQDASGRGLSLTLAAVHFPLLALGVWALGAAPYLSPLDTLLLFIGLGMFFGQVSNSNAHEMIHASARLPRRIGALIYISVLHGHHVSAHLRVHHIFAATDADPNSAPLGEGFWTYAARVMHGEFTAGWRADNLHRKRAENVPPMWTHPYVAYVMGGLVCTGCAYALAGWRGVIAYLGLALYAQVQLLLSDYVQHYGLRRTINTSGKPEPIGPEHSWNAPKWYSSAMMLNAPRHSDHHLRPARAFPALEVTPETMPMLPRSLPVMAAIAMVPPLWRRIMDRRVKRWQKLA, encoded by the coding sequence ATGATCTGGTACGCGATTGCAAGCCTGACCCCTGCGATGCTTTTGGCGTTTGCCTGCATCTTCGGCGGCATATGGCCGTTGCTTGCGGCGCTGTCGATCACCGCTTTTGTGTTCTTGATGGACAAGCTGCCGCATACCCTGACCAAACAAGATGCCTCTGGCCGCGGGCTTAGCCTGACCTTGGCCGCTGTGCATTTCCCGCTGCTGGCCCTTGGGGTCTGGGCATTGGGCGCGGCCCCTTATTTAAGTCCACTCGACACGCTGTTGCTGTTCATCGGGCTTGGCATGTTTTTCGGGCAGGTATCCAATTCCAACGCCCATGAGATGATCCACGCCAGTGCCCGCCTGCCCCGACGTATTGGCGCGTTGATTTACATTTCGGTCCTGCACGGCCACCACGTATCCGCGCACCTTCGGGTCCATCACATCTTTGCCGCCACCGATGCAGACCCCAACTCAGCCCCCCTTGGCGAAGGGTTCTGGACCTATGCTGCCCGTGTCATGCACGGTGAATTTACCGCTGGATGGCGCGCCGATAACCTGCACCGCAAACGCGCGGAAAATGTGCCGCCCATGTGGACCCATCCTTACGTCGCTTATGTCATGGGCGGGCTGGTCTGTACCGGGTGCGCCTATGCGCTCGCCGGGTGGCGCGGCGTTATCGCCTATCTGGGACTGGCGCTTTATGCGCAAGTGCAACTGCTGCTTTCAGACTATGTTCAGCATTACGGTCTGCGGCGGACGATAAACACTTCTGGCAAACCTGAGCCCATCGGCCCTGAACACAGCTGGAATGCCCCGAAATGGTATTCGTCTGCGATGATGCTGAACGCGCCGCGTCATTCGGACCATCACCTGCGCCCCGCCCGCGCGTTTCCCGCGCTTGAGGTCACACCCGAGACCATGCCGATGCTGCCCCGTTCGCTTCCGGTAATGGCCGCGATTGCGATGGTTCCGCCATTGTGGCGGCGCATCATGGACCGGCGCGTCAAACGCTGGCAAAAGCTTGCGTAG
- the xseA gene encoding exodeoxyribonuclease VII large subunit translates to MDLIDDPAEGLNSPEFTVTELSGAIKRVIEGEFGHVRIRGEVGRVSRPRSGHIYLDLKDDKSVISGVIWKGVSARLETQPEEGMEVIATGRITTFGGQSKYQIVIEDIKPAGMGALMALLEKRKKMLAAEGLFAPERKRPLPYLPDVIGVITSPSGAVIRDILHRLRDRFPRKVLIWPVAVQGAKCAPEVARAIAGFNALTPGGALPRPDLLIVARGGGSVEDLWGFNEEIVARAAAASDIPLISAVGHETDTTLIDFVSDKRAPTPTAAAELAVPVRHELAAWLESQEARMGVLLSQGLTRRGQRLRDMARALPRADALLDGPRQRLDRAAEKLEPALIAGVQHRRVRLANVSGSLRPATLRARLQNDHRKLTGLADRLTPALTRTVVATRDRFNARAQGFRTDVLVADIDREAKRLRDVWERIGAADKRVMEKRRLRITALARTLATLGYTETLARGYAVVRGDGNVVTGKAQAKKAGALEIEFADGKLAVVAGAAPEPEKKPTKKDMPPEQGSLL, encoded by the coding sequence ATGGACCTGATTGACGATCCCGCAGAAGGACTGAACAGCCCGGAATTCACCGTGACCGAGCTTTCTGGCGCGATCAAACGGGTGATTGAAGGCGAGTTCGGCCATGTGCGTATTCGGGGCGAGGTGGGTCGGGTCAGCAGGCCACGGTCGGGGCACATCTATCTGGATCTCAAGGATGACAAATCGGTCATTTCCGGGGTGATCTGGAAGGGTGTTTCCGCGCGGCTCGAAACCCAACCCGAAGAGGGGATGGAAGTCATCGCCACCGGGCGGATCACCACTTTTGGCGGGCAATCGAAATATCAGATTGTGATCGAAGACATCAAACCGGCGGGCATGGGCGCGTTGATGGCGCTTTTGGAAAAGCGCAAAAAGATGCTGGCGGCAGAGGGGCTTTTTGCGCCCGAGCGCAAGCGACCGCTGCCGTATCTGCCGGACGTCATTGGCGTGATCACATCGCCTTCAGGGGCTGTTATCCGTGATATCCTGCACCGCTTGCGCGACCGTTTTCCGCGCAAGGTGCTGATCTGGCCTGTGGCTGTACAAGGGGCGAAATGCGCACCCGAAGTGGCACGGGCCATTGCCGGGTTTAATGCGCTGACACCGGGTGGCGCGCTGCCGCGCCCGGATCTGTTGATTGTCGCGCGCGGCGGCGGATCGGTTGAGGATCTGTGGGGCTTTAACGAAGAGATTGTCGCGCGGGCAGCGGCGGCTTCTGACATTCCGCTGATCTCTGCTGTCGGGCATGAAACCGACACGACACTGATTGATTTTGTGTCCGACAAACGCGCACCGACACCTACGGCGGCGGCGGAACTCGCGGTGCCTGTGCGGCATGAACTGGCCGCCTGGCTGGAAAGCCAGGAGGCCCGTATGGGCGTGCTGCTGAGTCAGGGGCTGACCCGGCGCGGGCAGCGGTTGCGTGATATGGCGCGGGCGTTGCCGCGGGCGGATGCATTGCTCGATGGGCCGCGACAACGGCTGGACCGGGCGGCGGAAAAACTCGAACCTGCGTTGATCGCGGGGGTACAGCACCGCCGGGTGCGGCTGGCAAATGTGTCAGGGTCGCTGCGGCCCGCGACATTGCGGGCGCGTTTGCAGAATGATCACCGAAAACTGACGGGTTTGGCGGACAGGCTGACACCTGCTTTGACGCGTACGGTGGTGGCGACGCGGGACCGCTTCAACGCGCGCGCGCAGGGGTTCAGGACAGATGTGCTGGTGGCCGATATTGATCGCGAAGCCAAGAGATTGCGCGATGTCTGGGAGCGTATCGGCGCGGCTGACAAACGGGTTATGGAAAAGCGCCGGTTGCGGATCACAGCGCTGGCGCGGACATTGGCAACGCTGGGCTACACCGAGACTTTGGCACGCGGGTACGCGGTTGTGCGCGGAGATGGCAACGTGGTGACCGGCAAGGCGCAGGCCAAGAAAGCGGGTGCGCTAGAGATCGAGTTTGCAGATGGCAAGCTGGCAGTTGTTGCCGGGGCTGCGCCGGAACCCGAAAAGAAACCCACAAAGAAAGATATGCCGCCAGAGCAGGGATCGCTACTCTGA
- the purD gene encoding phosphoribosylamine--glycine ligase yields the protein MNILILGSGGREHSLAWAVMQNPKCDKLIVAPGNAGIAAIADCANLNIMDGAAVVVFAEENSIDFVIVGPEAPLAAGVSDDLRAAGFAVFGPSAAAANLEASKAFTKEICAASNAPTAAYGHFTDVAAARAYVTQHGAPIVVKADGLAAGKGVIIAMTDAEAMAAVDTMFDGTFGDAGTEVVIEEFMHGEEASFFVLCDGETVLPIGTAQDHKRVGDGDTGPNTGGMGAYSPAPVLTDAIAERALDEIIRPTMAEMARRGMPYQGVLYAGLMIKDGAPRLVEYNVRFGDPECQVLMMRLGAQAFDLMQAAAEGRLNEIKVNWADDHALTVVMAANGYPDAYEKGTQINGLDALPEDSSNMVFHAGTARQDGALVAIGGRVLNVTARGASLAEAHKRAYEMVDQIDWPEGFCRRDIGWRGIP from the coding sequence ATGAACATTCTTATTCTGGGAAGCGGCGGGCGCGAACATTCACTGGCGTGGGCGGTCATGCAAAACCCCAAGTGCGACAAGCTGATTGTGGCACCGGGCAATGCGGGGATCGCTGCGATTGCCGATTGTGCAAACCTCAACATCATGGACGGCGCAGCGGTTGTGGTCTTTGCCGAGGAAAACAGCATCGACTTTGTGATCGTCGGCCCCGAGGCCCCCCTGGCCGCCGGTGTGTCCGACGATCTGCGGGCGGCGGGATTCGCGGTTTTTGGCCCCTCTGCAGCGGCTGCCAACCTCGAAGCATCCAAGGCCTTCACCAAGGAAATCTGTGCCGCGTCAAACGCCCCCACTGCCGCCTATGGCCACTTCACCGATGTGGCGGCTGCGCGGGCCTATGTCACACAACACGGCGCGCCGATTGTGGTCAAGGCCGACGGGCTGGCCGCAGGCAAAGGTGTGATCATCGCGATGACCGACGCCGAAGCCATGGCCGCCGTGGACACGATGTTTGATGGCACGTTCGGCGATGCCGGAACTGAGGTGGTGATCGAAGAATTCATGCACGGCGAAGAAGCGTCGTTTTTTGTATTATGTGACGGCGAAACTGTGCTGCCCATCGGCACCGCTCAGGATCATAAACGCGTCGGCGATGGCGACACCGGACCAAACACCGGCGGCATGGGGGCCTATTCGCCTGCGCCCGTCTTGACGGACGCGATTGCCGAGCGGGCACTGGACGAGATCATCCGCCCCACCATGGCCGAAATGGCACGCCGCGGAATGCCTTATCAAGGGGTGCTTTATGCAGGTCTGATGATCAAAGACGGCGCGCCACGACTGGTGGAATATAACGTCCGCTTCGGTGATCCGGAATGTCAGGTGCTGATGATGCGGCTCGGTGCACAGGCCTTTGACCTGATGCAGGCCGCCGCCGAAGGGCGGCTGAACGAGATTAAGGTCAACTGGGCAGACGATCATGCGCTGACGGTGGTCATGGCCGCCAATGGCTATCCTGACGCCTATGAGAAAGGCACCCAGATCAACGGTCTGGACGCCTTGCCAGAGGACAGTTCAAACATGGTATTTCATGCAGGCACCGCGCGTCAGGACGGCGCATTGGTCGCCATCGGGGGCCGTGTGTTGAATGTTACGGCACGTGGCGCGTCATTGGCCGAAGCACACAAACGCGCCTATGAAATGGTCGATCAGATCGACTGGCCCGAAGGATTTTGCCGCCGGGATATCGGCTGGCGGGGAATCCCCTGA
- a CDS encoding VCBS repeat-containing protein: MQRISAGFAALFLCSLGSVVAATQTITAARFSQPTSRYDHGILGDAEEWGQLEIDVGGVSPDKASDVDAHHKATYLFRLPQDHVFEDVAPRLVDVTGDGRPEVIVVETDVRRGAALAIYDSTGKLAETPHIGTRNRWLAPIGAADFDGDGHIEIAYIDRPHLAKTLRVWRYKDGRLREVASLAGLTNHRIGERDIGGGTRSCAGLPEMVVASGDWQRVMVVGFNTGKLVARDAGPHRGRASLNAALKCQ; the protein is encoded by the coding sequence ATGCAAAGGATCAGTGCAGGTTTTGCTGCACTGTTCTTGTGTTCGCTCGGGTCGGTCGTTGCCGCAACACAGACCATAACGGCGGCCCGGTTTTCGCAGCCCACTTCACGGTATGACCATGGCATTCTGGGCGACGCTGAGGAATGGGGCCAGCTTGAGATCGACGTCGGCGGGGTGAGCCCAGACAAAGCGTCTGATGTTGATGCGCACCACAAGGCGACCTATCTTTTTCGCCTGCCACAGGATCATGTATTTGAAGACGTGGCCCCGCGCCTTGTGGATGTGACCGGTGACGGCCGCCCTGAGGTGATTGTGGTGGAAACCGATGTGCGCCGGGGCGCGGCGCTGGCGATCTATGACAGCACCGGAAAGCTGGCCGAAACGCCGCATATCGGCACCCGCAACCGTTGGCTCGCGCCCATTGGCGCAGCAGATTTTGACGGTGACGGGCATATCGAGATCGCCTATATCGACCGCCCCCATCTGGCCAAGACATTGCGGGTCTGGCGGTACAAGGACGGCAGGTTGCGCGAGGTCGCCAGCCTTGCTGGCCTGACCAATCACCGGATCGGGGAGCGCGACATCGGTGGTGGAACACGCAGCTGCGCAGGTCTGCCTGAAATGGTGGTGGCAAGTGGCGATTGGCAGCGGGTCATGGTTGTCGGGTTCAATACGGGCAAGCTTGTCGCTCGCGACGCAGGCCCACATCGCGGGCGCGCCAGCTTGAATGCTGCGCTAAAGTGCCAGTGA
- a CDS encoding 2Fe-2S iron-sulfur cluster-binding protein encodes MARITYVEHGGTEHVVEVANGLTVMEGARDNNIPGIEADCGGACACSTCHVYVDAAWVEKLPAKDDMEEDMLDFAYEPDPTRSRLTCQIKVTDALDGLRVQMPEKQI; translated from the coding sequence ATGGCCAGAATTACATATGTTGAACATGGTGGCACAGAACATGTGGTTGAGGTTGCCAACGGCCTGACCGTCATGGAAGGCGCGCGTGACAACAACATCCCCGGCATCGAGGCCGATTGCGGCGGCGCATGCGCCTGTTCAACATGCCATGTTTACGTGGATGCGGCCTGGGTCGAAAAACTGCCTGCCAAGGACGACATGGAAGAAGACATGTTGGATTTTGCCTATGAGCCAGATCCGACACGCTCGCGCCTGACATGTCAGATCAAGGTTACAGATGCCTTGGATGGTTTGCGTGTCCAGATGCCGGAAAAGCAGATTTGA
- a CDS encoding peptidoglycan-binding protein, producing MIEAQRVIHACRVPLWLAFSAALSACDPVPVGQDVPPEPGVIKATRNGPSGAAPGTCWGRTVSPAVIETVTEQVQVKPAKVNPDGTISSLPVYKTEARPLIVTQRVDNWFETPCPEALTAEFNASLQRALAVRGYYIGAVNGEMDAATRAAIQSFQRLDGLDSGVLSLATARKLGLVAVARPPDQ from the coding sequence ATGATTGAGGCACAACGAGTAATTCACGCATGTCGCGTTCCCCTGTGGCTGGCGTTTTCAGCCGCCCTTTCGGCATGCGACCCTGTACCTGTCGGGCAAGATGTCCCGCCTGAACCCGGCGTTATAAAGGCCACACGCAACGGACCCTCAGGTGCGGCACCGGGCACGTGCTGGGGCCGCACTGTCAGCCCCGCAGTGATCGAAACAGTGACTGAACAGGTGCAGGTCAAGCCCGCCAAGGTTAACCCGGATGGCACAATCAGTTCACTGCCCGTTTACAAAACTGAGGCGCGTCCGCTGATCGTCACGCAAAGGGTCGACAATTGGTTCGAAACCCCTTGCCCTGAGGCCCTGACCGCTGAGTTCAACGCGTCGCTTCAGCGGGCATTGGCGGTGCGCGGCTATTACATAGGTGCTGTCAACGGCGAGATGGACGCGGCAACCCGCGCCGCCATTCAGTCATTTCAGCGGCTTGATGGGCTGGACAGCGGTGTACTTTCGCTGGCGACCGCACGCAAACTGGGCTTGGTCGCGGTGGCGCGTCCTCCGGATCAATAA
- a CDS encoding Do family serine endopeptidase has product MQPQAQAQARPFQEAFVFRALLLSLLTIAFIAVQAVTAFAKPESLAPLAEQISPSVVNITTSTVVAGRTGPQGIVPEGSPFEDFFREFQDRNNDGEEPRARRSSALGSGFVISEDGFVVTNNHVIEGADEITIEFFSGEELIAKVIGTDPKTDIALLKVETDTPLPFVSFGDSNASRVGDWVIAMGNPLGQGFSVSAGIVSARNRALSGTYDDYIQTDAAINRGNSGGPLFNMDGDVIGVNTAILSPNGGSIGIGFSMASNVVTRVVDQLKEFGETRRGWLGVRIQDVTKDVADAMGLDKAEGALITDVPEGPAKEAGLMTGDVIVSFDGVSVADTRGLVRQVGNSPVGAAVRVTVLREGKSQTIKVVLGRREDADSEASAETDDGAPDEGSEPENKSILGLTLTPLTDALREELGADATMEGLAVTEVDEASEAYEKGLRSGDIITEAGQQKVSAIDDLEARVKAAKDGGRKSLLLLVRRAGDPRFVALSLGD; this is encoded by the coding sequence ATGCAGCCACAGGCGCAAGCTCAGGCACGACCTTTCCAAGAAGCCTTTGTTTTCAGGGCGCTTCTCCTAAGCCTTTTGACGATTGCATTTATCGCTGTTCAGGCGGTTACGGCCTTTGCCAAACCCGAAAGCCTGGCACCTTTGGCCGAACAAATCAGCCCGTCGGTGGTGAACATCACAACGTCGACCGTTGTTGCAGGTCGCACCGGACCGCAGGGGATCGTCCCCGAAGGCTCTCCTTTTGAAGATTTTTTCCGTGAATTTCAGGACCGCAACAATGACGGCGAAGAACCGCGCGCGCGCCGGTCTTCGGCGCTTGGGTCCGGGTTCGTGATTTCAGAGGACGGTTTTGTTGTCACCAACAACCACGTCATCGAGGGCGCGGATGAGATCACGATTGAGTTCTTCTCGGGTGAGGAATTGATTGCCAAGGTTATTGGCACGGACCCAAAGACAGACATTGCATTGCTGAAAGTCGAAACAGACACGCCGCTGCCGTTTGTGAGCTTTGGCGACAGCAACGCCTCGCGCGTGGGCGATTGGGTCATTGCGATGGGCAATCCGCTGGGTCAGGGTTTTTCGGTCTCTGCGGGCATCGTTTCGGCACGCAACCGGGCGCTGTCGGGGACCTATGATGATTACATTCAGACGGATGCCGCGATCAACCGGGGCAACTCGGGCGGGCCGCTTTTCAACATGGACGGCGACGTGATTGGCGTGAATACCGCAATCCTGTCACCCAATGGCGGGTCTATCGGGATCGGCTTTTCCATGGCATCCAATGTTGTGACCCGCGTGGTTGACCAGCTCAAGGAATTTGGTGAGACCCGCCGCGGCTGGCTTGGTGTGCGCATTCAGGACGTGACCAAGGACGTTGCGGATGCGATGGGTCTGGACAAGGCTGAGGGGGCGCTGATCACGGATGTGCCCGAAGGTCCTGCCAAAGAAGCGGGGCTGATGACAGGCGATGTCATCGTGTCCTTTGATGGGGTTTCCGTGGCTGACACGCGCGGTCTGGTCCGTCAGGTCGGCAACAGCCCTGTGGGCGCGGCAGTGCGTGTCACCGTTTTGCGTGAGGGCAAGAGCCAGACCATCAAAGTGGTTTTGGGTCGCCGGGAAGATGCAGATTCCGAAGCATCAGCCGAAACAGACGACGGTGCGCCGGATGAGGGCAGCGAACCCGAAAATAAATCGATTCTGGGTCTGACCCTGACGCCGCTCACGGATGCGCTGCGCGAAGAGTTGGGCGCGGATGCCACAATGGAAGGCCTTGCGGTCACTGAGGTGGACGAGGCGTCAGAGGCTTATGAAAAAGGCCTGCGTTCGGGCGATATCATCACCGAAGCCGGGCAGCAGAAAGTGTCAGCCATTGATGATTTGGAAGCGCGGGTCAAAGCCGCCAAGGACGGCGGGCGCAAGTCGCTTTTGCTGTTGGTGCGTCGGGCCGGCGATCCGCGGTTTGTGGCGCTGTCGCTTGGCGACTGA
- a CDS encoding DUF2065 family protein: MTLLLLALGLVMILEGLVYALAPSLLERMLEILSEMPQSAVRQIGALVVLAGLVLVWLAFQIGV, from the coding sequence TTGACGCTCCTTTTGCTGGCCCTTGGGTTGGTGATGATTTTGGAGGGGCTGGTCTATGCACTGGCCCCTTCGCTTTTGGAACGGATGCTTGAGATATTAAGCGAGATGCCGCAATCGGCGGTGCGCCAGATCGGCGCGCTGGTGGTGCTGGCCGGGCTTGTCCTGGTCTGGCTTGCGTTCCAGATCGGGGTCTGA
- the hflC gene encoding protease modulator HflC, with product MRKAGFLIPIVVIALVAVLSSIFVVDEREKVLVLRFGQIKQVRIDPGIGFKVPLLDEIVRFEDRILTLQTPVFEVTPADDRRLEIDAFVMYRINDIVQYRQAIGAGGERQAESDLSGIMESQLRAVLGSQGVTSNTILSPERSALMDQIRERADARASVLGLRVVDVRLRQTNLPEQNFDATLKRMIAERDREATDERARGQEAAQRVIALADRTYEEILSEARRDARIIEGEADAERNKIFAQAYGKNQEFFEFYRSLTAYEQAMKGDNSSMVLSTDSEFFDYLRSERGGRPGEGERN from the coding sequence ATGCGTAAGGCTGGATTTTTGATCCCTATTGTGGTCATTGCCCTTGTGGCTGTGCTGTCCTCGATTTTTGTCGTGGATGAACGTGAAAAGGTACTGGTGCTGCGTTTTGGCCAGATCAAGCAGGTGCGGATTGACCCCGGTATCGGCTTTAAAGTGCCGCTGCTGGACGAAATCGTGCGGTTTGAAGACCGTATTCTGACGCTGCAAACCCCGGTTTTCGAAGTGACACCTGCGGATGACCGGCGTTTGGAAATTGACGCATTCGTCATGTACCGGATCAACGACATTGTGCAGTATCGTCAGGCGATTGGCGCGGGCGGTGAACGTCAGGCTGAAAGCGATCTCAGCGGTATCATGGAATCCCAGCTGCGGGCGGTTCTGGGTTCACAAGGTGTGACATCAAACACCATTCTGTCACCAGAACGCTCTGCCTTGATGGATCAGATCCGCGAACGTGCCGACGCGCGGGCTTCTGTATTGGGCCTCAGGGTTGTGGATGTGCGTCTGCGCCAGACCAACCTGCCGGAACAGAACTTCGATGCGACGCTGAAACGGATGATTGCGGAACGGGACCGCGAGGCAACCGATGAACGGGCGCGCGGTCAGGAAGCCGCGCAACGTGTGATCGCGCTTGCGGATCGGACCTACGAAGAGATTCTGTCCGAGGCGCGCCGCGATGCACGTATCATCGAAGGTGAAGCAGATGCTGAACGCAACAAGATATTTGCGCAAGCCTATGGGAAAAACCAGGAATTCTTTGAATTCTATCGGTCTCTGACGGCCTATGAACAAGCAATGAAAGGCGACAATTCCTCTATGGTTCTGTCTACTGACAGCGAGTTCTTTGACTATCTGCGGTCCGAGCGGGGTGGCCGTCCAGGTGAAGGCGAGCGCAATTGA
- the hflK gene encoding FtsH protease activity modulator HflK: MAGNTGGPWGGGGDNGKGGGGDDRSNGKSGGGRGPGGDKPQMPEIDDLVKKGQEQLRVLMGGGGRDRTGGPGGGGNRGTGGPILTRGTVGLGLLAGVVLWGFASFYTVRPEQQSIELFLGKFSSIGTEGLNFAPWPVVTAEVFDVTTNRTENLGVRSGNSDNEGLMLTTDENIVDIDFQVVWNIKNAKDFKFSLRDPETAVGAIAESAMREVIAQSELAPILNRDRGVVADRVKELIQTTLDNRETGINVLRVNVNKVDPPQQTVQVTNASGQTSAQSVVDAFRDVQAAEQERDRVERQADAYANRKTAEARGASAQLLEAAEGYRARVVNDAVGEASRFEAVLTEYEDAPDVTRKRLYIETMEKVLGDVDKIILESGAGGGSGQGIVPYLPLNELRRNSGGSN, from the coding sequence ATGGCAGGCAATACAGGCGGTCCTTGGGGCGGCGGCGGTGACAACGGGAAAGGTGGCGGTGGTGATGATCGCTCCAACGGCAAAAGCGGCGGCGGGCGTGGTCCTGGCGGTGACAAACCGCAAATGCCCGAAATAGATGATCTGGTGAAAAAGGGCCAGGAACAACTGCGCGTCCTGATGGGCGGTGGTGGTCGTGACCGCACGGGTGGTCCGGGCGGTGGTGGCAATCGCGGTACCGGTGGTCCGATACTGACACGCGGCACTGTGGGCCTTGGCCTGCTGGCGGGTGTTGTGCTTTGGGGGTTTGCGAGCTTTTACACAGTGCGTCCCGAACAACAGTCAATTGAACTCTTCCTGGGCAAGTTCTCGTCAATCGGTACCGAGGGTTTGAACTTTGCCCCATGGCCTGTTGTCACGGCGGAAGTGTTTGATGTGACGACCAACCGCACCGAAAACCTGGGTGTGCGCAGTGGCAATTCCGACAATGAAGGTCTGATGCTGACCACGGATGAGAACATCGTAGACATTGATTTTCAGGTGGTGTGGAACATCAAGAATGCCAAAGATTTCAAGTTTTCCCTGCGCGACCCGGAAACGGCTGTAGGCGCTATTGCTGAATCAGCGATGCGCGAAGTGATTGCGCAATCCGAACTGGCACCGATCCTGAACCGCGATCGTGGCGTTGTCGCCGACCGGGTCAAGGAACTGATCCAGACGACATTGGACAACCGCGAAACTGGCATCAATGTGCTGCGTGTCAACGTCAACAAGGTCGACCCGCCCCAGCAAACGGTGCAGGTGACCAATGCATCTGGTCAGACATCAGCGCAATCTGTTGTGGATGCGTTCCGTGATGTGCAAGCCGCCGAACAAGAACGCGACCGGGTCGAACGTCAGGCGGACGCCTATGCCAACCGTAAAACCGCCGAGGCCCGTGGTGCATCGGCGCAATTGCTTGAGGCCGCAGAAGGCTACCGTGCGCGCGTCGTGAACGATGCGGTGGGTGAAGCGAGCCGTTTTGAAGCGGTTTTGACCGAATATGAGGACGCCCCTGACGTCACGCGCAAGCGTCTCTATATCGAAACCATGGAAAAAGTGTTGGGTGATGTGGACAAGATCATTCTTGAAAGCGGCGCTGGTGGTGGCAGCGGGCAGGGCATTGTGCCGTATCTGCCGCTCAATGAGTTACGTCGCAACTCTGGAGGGTCAAACTAA